A window of Auraticoccus monumenti contains these coding sequences:
- a CDS encoding GNAT family N-acetyltransferase encodes MSAVPTWSTTDRVLGEVEVSVLRVQGGSPDLVRVHAWVSEERARFWGMVGRSLEEVTRIYRFLDGLETHHAWMVRVGGRAAALLQTYQPEHDPVGDCYPVQEGDLGLHLLLGPAEDAPGAGFTGRLGAALAPWFFADPGVQRLVVEPDARNEKAVARLRRSGFELGPEIELPTKRAVLAFLTRGRFEALQQLAAHGAPTPA; translated from the coding sequence ATGAGCGCCGTCCCCACCTGGTCCACCACCGACCGCGTGCTGGGCGAGGTCGAGGTGAGCGTGCTGCGGGTCCAGGGGGGCAGCCCCGACCTGGTCCGGGTGCACGCCTGGGTGAGCGAGGAGCGGGCCCGGTTCTGGGGCATGGTCGGTAGGTCGCTGGAGGAGGTCACCCGGATCTACCGGTTCCTGGACGGGCTGGAGACCCACCACGCCTGGATGGTGCGGGTCGGTGGCCGCGCGGCCGCGCTGCTGCAGACGTACCAGCCCGAGCACGACCCGGTGGGGGACTGCTACCCCGTGCAGGAGGGTGACCTCGGGCTGCACCTGCTGCTGGGTCCGGCCGAGGACGCGCCCGGCGCCGGGTTCACCGGGCGGCTGGGAGCCGCGCTGGCCCCCTGGTTCTTCGCCGACCCCGGGGTGCAGCGGCTGGTGGTCGAGCCCGACGCCCGCAACGAGAAGGCGGTGGCCCGGCTGCGGCGCAGCGGTTTCGAGCTCGGGCCGGAGATCGAGCTCCCGACCAAGAGGGCGGTCCTGGCCTTCCTGACGCGCGGGCGCTTCGAGGCGCTGCAGCAGCTGGCCGCGCACGGGGCCCCGACCCCGGCCTGA
- a CDS encoding lysine N(6)-hydroxylase/L-ornithine N(5)-oxygenase family protein produces MGTSGVPAGTGSGGVPRWEHDYVPPAREHDFVAIGLGPFNLGLACLTAPLDDLDGVFLEAREEFSWHPGMMLEGATIQVPFLADLVTMADPTSPWSFLSYLKQTGRLYPFYIRESFYPLRAEYDAYCRWASTRVPGTRFGRTVERVTHADGLYRVRSRLADGSTETHTAPRLVLGTGTSPVLPSALDGVDGPHVHSAGYLPARDRLRAGSSVTVLGSGQSAAEIYLDLLEGAREHGYRVDWITRSPRFFPMEYTKLTLEMTSPEYTSYFHRLPAGTRDQLLREQRSLYKGISSDLVDTIYDTLYRLSVSGPVPTRLLTGTALTDASWDAASGRYTLDLHHLETDRGLRTTTEGLVVATGYASRVPSFLEPVADRIRLDGRGRFEVGRHYAVDHQQREVFVQNAEEHTHGLSAPDLGMGALRNSVIIAEMLGREVYPVEQRIAFQEFGVPDDLARDVRPAPTRAEVLR; encoded by the coding sequence ATGGGCACCTCCGGGGTCCCGGCCGGGACCGGGTCCGGCGGCGTCCCGCGCTGGGAGCACGACTACGTCCCACCCGCCCGCGAGCACGACTTCGTCGCCATCGGCCTCGGGCCGTTCAACCTCGGGCTGGCCTGCCTCACCGCGCCGCTGGACGACCTGGACGGGGTCTTCCTCGAGGCCCGGGAGGAGTTCAGCTGGCACCCGGGGATGATGCTGGAGGGGGCGACCATCCAGGTGCCGTTCCTGGCCGACCTGGTCACCATGGCCGACCCCACCTCGCCGTGGTCGTTCCTGAGCTACCTGAAGCAGACCGGGCGGCTCTACCCGTTCTACATCCGGGAGAGCTTCTACCCGCTCCGCGCGGAGTACGACGCCTACTGCCGCTGGGCCAGCACCCGCGTCCCGGGCACCCGCTTCGGCCGCACGGTCGAGCGCGTCACCCACGCCGACGGCCTGTACCGGGTGCGGTCCCGGCTGGCCGACGGCAGCACCGAGACCCACACCGCGCCGCGGCTGGTGCTCGGCACCGGCACCTCACCGGTGCTGCCCTCGGCCCTGGACGGCGTCGACGGCCCGCACGTGCACAGCGCCGGCTACCTGCCGGCCCGGGACCGGCTGCGCGCGGGGAGCTCGGTCACCGTGCTGGGCAGCGGGCAGAGCGCCGCGGAGATCTACCTCGACCTGCTGGAGGGTGCCCGGGAGCACGGCTACCGGGTGGACTGGATCACCCGCTCCCCGCGGTTCTTCCCGATGGAGTACACCAAGCTGACCCTGGAGATGACCTCCCCGGAGTACACCTCCTACTTCCACCGGCTCCCGGCCGGCACCCGCGACCAGCTGCTCCGCGAGCAGCGCAGCCTCTACAAGGGCATCAGCTCCGACCTGGTCGACACCATCTACGACACCCTGTACCGGCTCTCGGTCAGCGGGCCGGTGCCCACCCGGCTGCTCACCGGCACCGCCCTGACCGACGCGTCCTGGGACGCCGCCTCGGGCCGCTACACCCTCGACCTGCACCACCTGGAGACCGACCGCGGGCTCCGCACCACCACCGAGGGGCTGGTCGTGGCCACCGGGTACGCCTCCCGGGTCCCGTCCTTCCTGGAGCCGGTGGCCGACCGGATCCGCCTCGACGGCCGCGGCCGCTTCGAGGTCGGGCGACACTACGCCGTGGACCACCAGCAGCGGGAGGTCTTCGTGCAGAACGCCGAGGAGCACACCCACGGGCTCTCGGCCCCCGACCTGGGGATGGGCGCGCTGCGCAACTCGGTGATCATCGCCGAGATGCTGGGGCGCGAGGTGTACCCGGTGGAGCAGCGGATCGCCTTCCAGGAGTTCGGCGTGCCCGACGACCTGGCCCGCGACGTCCGGCCCGCCCCCACCCGGGCGGAGGTGCTGCGATGA
- a CDS encoding carbohydrate ABC transporter permease: MTTTAPRLDERVAPPVGPGGRDRLTRRQRMSRFDVKVSPYLYVSPFFLLFALVGAFPLLYTLVVSLHEWDLLKGQGEFVGLANFAEVLADPMFWNSIRNTVSIFLLSAVPQLLVALLVAFLLDQGLRSAGFWRMSVLVPYVVTPVAVAIIFSSAFSEADGLVNNLLNVVGIEDQAWKNDRFLSNVAIASMVNWRWTGYNALILLAAMQAIPREHLESAAIDGAGALRRFLSITIPGIRPTLIFVVITATIGGLQIFAEPRLFDVSTAGGIGGSDRQFQTTVLFMWEMAFFRRDFGEAAAVAWLLFVLVVGIGMINFAITRRIAGGRR; encoded by the coding sequence GTGACCACCACCGCTCCCCGGCTCGACGAGCGGGTCGCTCCGCCCGTCGGGCCGGGCGGGCGGGACCGCCTCACCCGGCGTCAGCGGATGTCCCGGTTCGACGTTAAGGTCTCGCCCTACCTCTACGTCTCCCCGTTCTTCCTGCTCTTCGCGCTGGTGGGGGCGTTCCCGCTGCTCTACACGCTGGTCGTCTCGCTGCACGAGTGGGACCTGCTCAAGGGGCAGGGCGAGTTCGTCGGGCTGGCCAACTTCGCCGAGGTCCTGGCCGACCCGATGTTCTGGAACTCCATCCGCAACACCGTCTCGATCTTCCTGCTCTCCGCCGTCCCGCAGCTGCTGGTGGCCCTGCTGGTCGCCTTCCTGCTGGACCAGGGGCTCCGCTCCGCCGGCTTCTGGCGGATGAGCGTGCTGGTGCCCTACGTCGTCACCCCGGTCGCGGTGGCGATCATCTTCTCCAGCGCCTTCAGCGAGGCCGACGGCCTGGTGAACAACCTGCTCAACGTGGTGGGCATCGAGGACCAGGCCTGGAAGAACGACCGGTTCCTGTCCAACGTGGCTATCGCGAGCATGGTCAACTGGCGCTGGACCGGCTACAACGCGCTGATCCTGCTGGCCGCCATGCAGGCCATCCCGCGCGAGCACCTCGAGTCCGCGGCCATCGACGGGGCGGGCGCGCTGCGCCGGTTCCTGTCGATCACGATCCCCGGCATCCGCCCCACCCTGATCTTCGTGGTGATCACCGCCACCATCGGCGGTCTGCAGATCTTCGCCGAGCCGCGGCTGTTCGACGTCTCCACCGCCGGGGGCATCGGCGGCTCGGACCGCCAGTTCCAGACCACCGTGCTGTTCATGTGGGAGATGGCCTTCTTCCGCCGCGACTTCGGCGAGGCCGCCGCCGTGGCCTGGCTGCTCTTCGTGCTGGTGGTCGGTATCGGCATGATCAACTTCGCCATCACCCGTCGCATCGCTGGAGGACGTCGATGA
- a CDS encoding ABC transporter substrate-binding protein, whose protein sequence is MKINRSLTTAVAVTASMALLAGCAGGADDGAAGSGGAQPGEEVTLTVTTFGTFGYEDLYEEYEATHPGVTIEATNIDTGGNARTDTFTKLSAGSGLSDVVAIEEGWLGAVMEVSDNFVDLREHGIEDRKADWVPWKYDQATDPEGRVIGYGTDIGPQGICYSTEAFEAAGLPTDREEVAELMGGDSATWEGYFELGEQYQEETGKAWYDHSGFVWNAMVNQMPEGYYKADGTLNVEGNAAMRAQFDLLGQATEGGLSANQTAWDWNKGKSFLDGSFATFVCPGWMLGVMQGQIETAGGGADNGWDFADVFPGGPANWGGAFLAVPESSENVDAATELASWLTEPEQQVKQSAAAGNFPSTVEAQATLAEEGTPNEFFNGAPTGQILAARAEGVQAQFKGRDDSLIQENVFGPALKKLDAGKLDTAGAWDEAVNLLNQVVEQ, encoded by the coding sequence GTGAAGATCAACCGCAGCCTGACCACCGCCGTGGCGGTCACGGCATCGATGGCACTGCTGGCCGGATGCGCCGGTGGAGCCGACGACGGCGCCGCCGGCTCGGGTGGGGCCCAGCCGGGTGAGGAGGTGACGCTCACCGTCACCACCTTCGGCACCTTCGGCTACGAGGACCTGTACGAGGAGTACGAGGCCACCCACCCGGGCGTCACCATCGAGGCCACCAACATCGACACCGGCGGCAACGCCCGCACCGACACCTTCACCAAGCTCTCCGCCGGCTCCGGTCTCTCCGACGTGGTGGCCATCGAGGAGGGCTGGCTGGGGGCCGTGATGGAGGTGTCGGACAACTTCGTCGACCTCCGCGAGCACGGCATCGAGGACCGCAAGGCCGACTGGGTCCCCTGGAAGTACGACCAGGCCACCGACCCCGAGGGTCGTGTGATCGGCTACGGCACCGACATCGGTCCCCAGGGCATCTGCTACTCCACCGAGGCCTTCGAGGCCGCGGGTCTCCCCACCGACCGCGAGGAGGTCGCCGAGCTGATGGGCGGGGACAGCGCCACCTGGGAGGGCTACTTCGAGCTCGGGGAGCAGTACCAGGAGGAGACCGGCAAGGCCTGGTACGACCACTCCGGGTTCGTCTGGAACGCCATGGTGAACCAGATGCCCGAGGGCTACTACAAGGCCGACGGCACGTTGAACGTCGAGGGCAACGCCGCGATGCGGGCCCAGTTCGACCTGCTGGGCCAGGCCACCGAGGGTGGCCTCTCGGCCAACCAGACCGCCTGGGACTGGAACAAGGGCAAGTCCTTCCTCGACGGCAGCTTCGCCACCTTCGTCTGCCCCGGCTGGATGCTCGGCGTGATGCAGGGCCAGATCGAGACCGCTGGCGGTGGTGCCGACAACGGCTGGGACTTCGCCGACGTCTTCCCCGGCGGTCCGGCCAACTGGGGCGGCGCCTTCCTGGCCGTGCCCGAGAGCTCGGAGAACGTCGACGCCGCCACCGAGCTCGCCAGCTGGCTGACCGAGCCCGAGCAGCAGGTGAAGCAGTCGGCCGCGGCCGGCAACTTCCCGAGCACCGTCGAGGCCCAGGCCACGCTGGCCGAGGAGGGGACCCCGAACGAGTTCTTCAACGGCGCCCCGACCGGCCAGATCCTCGCCGCCCGCGCCGAGGGCGTCCAGGCCCAGTTCAAGGGTCGTGACGACTCCCTCATCCAGGAGAACGTCTTCGGCCCCGCGCTGAAGAAGCTCGACGCCGGCAAGCTCGACACCGCCGGTGCCTGGGACGAGGCCGTCAACCTGCTCAACCAGGTCGTCGAGCAGTGA
- a CDS encoding GNAT family N-acetyltransferase, which yields MSLDLTAPSQDARPAEPVPGTSPSASPVGEVTLEPLQLPRDLDLLHVWVTHPRSRYWGMQGADRAAVERAYAAIVADPTHDAWLGRVEGEPAFLAETYQPAHSELAAHYPVRPGDLGMHVLVAPPEQARTGFTSAVFAAVVQHCFADPATVRVVVEPDVGNRPVAAKNAAAGFVVDRLVRLSDKTAALSFCTREDFRTSALGPEPAAPAAESADHLSPERGAEAHRHLVAKALSEFSHERLLTPRRSGEGWLVETSAGSVRYTFRATRQPMEHWVVDPASIRRTRDGAPCELDVLELVLELHEVLGIPDHLLGTYLEELSSTLAGLAYKRASHRLSAADLLHAPFQRIEAAMTEGHPAYLANNGRIGFGRAAHDTWSPEAGRPQHLTWLAVRRSHSRFSGGRGVEEERLLVEELGAEQLAVFRERLTSLGLDPGEYRMLPVHPWQWDARIAVTFAADVARRDLVHLGPSQDRYLAQQSIRTFFNADRPDRHYVKTALAIQNMGFLRGLSARYMEATPAINDFVADLVAADPTLQECRFSVLRELAAVGWTGGVHARLPAGSPYQKMIASLWRESPVPGLAADERLATMASLLHRDAAGRSHLVELVRASGLGAEEWVRRYLHAYLRPVVHCLVAHDLAFMPHGENLIMVLVDHVPVRMIMKDIGEEVAVLREREVPAGTERVVTPVPEDVRALSVQTDVFDGVLRYAAALLDGAGELRVDRFWALVAECLDRHEADHPELAGRLDLRAPRFAHSCLNRLQLRNTLQMVDLSDQTASLIMTGTLANPVARA from the coding sequence ATGAGCCTCGACCTGACCGCGCCCTCGCAGGACGCCCGTCCGGCGGAACCGGTCCCGGGCACGAGCCCCTCCGCCTCCCCGGTCGGCGAGGTCACCCTGGAGCCGCTGCAGCTGCCGCGCGACCTGGACCTGCTGCACGTCTGGGTCACCCACCCGCGCTCGCGCTACTGGGGCATGCAGGGGGCCGACCGCGCCGCCGTCGAGCGGGCCTACGCCGCCATCGTGGCCGATCCCACCCACGACGCCTGGCTGGGCCGGGTCGAGGGGGAGCCGGCCTTCCTGGCCGAGACCTACCAGCCCGCGCACAGCGAGCTGGCCGCCCACTACCCGGTCCGCCCCGGCGACCTGGGGATGCACGTCCTGGTGGCCCCGCCCGAGCAGGCCCGGACCGGGTTCACCTCGGCGGTCTTCGCGGCCGTCGTGCAGCACTGCTTCGCCGACCCGGCCACCGTGCGGGTGGTGGTCGAGCCCGACGTCGGCAACCGGCCCGTGGCGGCCAAGAACGCGGCCGCCGGCTTCGTGGTGGACCGGCTGGTCCGGCTCAGCGACAAGACCGCGGCGCTCTCCTTCTGCACCAGGGAGGACTTCCGCACCAGCGCCCTCGGTCCCGAGCCGGCCGCACCCGCCGCGGAGTCCGCGGACCACCTGAGCCCCGAGCGCGGGGCGGAGGCGCACCGCCACCTGGTGGCCAAGGCCCTCTCGGAGTTCAGCCACGAGCGGCTGCTCACCCCCCGCCGCTCCGGGGAGGGCTGGCTGGTGGAGACCTCCGCCGGCAGCGTCCGCTACACCTTCCGCGCCACCCGCCAGCCGATGGAGCACTGGGTGGTGGACCCGGCGAGCATCCGCCGGACGCGGGACGGCGCCCCCTGCGAGCTCGACGTGCTGGAGCTGGTGCTGGAGCTGCACGAGGTGCTCGGCATCCCCGACCACCTGCTCGGCACCTACCTGGAGGAGCTGAGCAGCACCCTGGCCGGTCTGGCCTACAAGCGCGCCTCCCACCGGCTCAGCGCCGCGGACCTGCTGCACGCCCCGTTCCAGCGCATCGAGGCCGCGATGACCGAGGGCCACCCGGCCTACCTGGCCAACAACGGCCGGATCGGGTTCGGCCGGGCCGCCCACGACACCTGGTCCCCGGAGGCCGGACGCCCCCAGCACCTGACCTGGCTTGCCGTCCGACGCAGCCACAGCCGGTTCAGCGGCGGCCGGGGGGTGGAGGAGGAGCGGCTGCTGGTCGAGGAGCTGGGTGCGGAGCAGCTGGCCGTCTTCCGCGAGCGGCTGACCTCCCTGGGCCTGGACCCGGGGGAGTACCGGATGCTCCCGGTCCACCCCTGGCAGTGGGACGCCCGGATCGCCGTCACCTTCGCCGCCGACGTGGCCCGCCGCGACCTGGTGCACCTGGGCCCGAGCCAGGACCGCTACCTCGCCCAGCAGTCCATCCGCACCTTCTTCAACGCCGACCGGCCCGACCGGCACTACGTCAAGACCGCCCTGGCCATCCAGAACATGGGCTTCCTGCGCGGTCTGTCCGCGCGCTACATGGAGGCCACCCCGGCGATCAACGACTTCGTCGCCGACCTGGTCGCCGCCGACCCCACGCTGCAGGAGTGCCGCTTCAGCGTGCTGCGGGAGCTGGCGGCGGTCGGCTGGACCGGCGGGGTGCACGCCCGGCTGCCCGCCGGCTCGCCCTACCAGAAGATGATCGCCTCGCTCTGGCGGGAGAGCCCGGTGCCCGGTCTGGCGGCCGACGAGCGCCTGGCCACGATGGCCTCGCTGCTGCACCGCGACGCCGCGGGCCGCTCGCACCTGGTCGAGCTGGTCCGGGCCTCGGGGCTGGGGGCGGAGGAGTGGGTGCGGCGCTACCTGCACGCCTACCTGCGCCCGGTGGTGCACTGCCTGGTCGCCCACGACCTGGCCTTCATGCCCCACGGGGAGAACCTGATCATGGTGCTGGTCGACCACGTCCCGGTGCGGATGATCATGAAGGACATCGGCGAGGAGGTGGCCGTGCTGCGGGAGCGGGAGGTCCCGGCGGGGACCGAGCGCGTCGTCACGCCGGTGCCGGAGGACGTCCGGGCGCTGTCGGTGCAGACCGACGTCTTCGACGGCGTGCTGCGCTACGCGGCGGCGCTGCTGGACGGCGCGGGCGAGCTCCGGGTGGACCGCTTCTGGGCCCTGGTGGCGGAGTGCCTGGACCGGCACGAGGCCGACCACCCCGAGCTCGCGGGCCGGCTCGACCTGAGGGCGCCGCGCTTCGCCCACTCCTGCCTGAACCGGCTGCAGCTGCGGAACACCCTGCAGATGGTGGACCTCAGCGACCAGACGGCCTCGTTGATCATGACCGGGACGCTGGCCAACCCGGTGGCGCGGGCGTGA
- a CDS encoding pyridoxal phosphate-dependent decarboxylase family protein, protein MSHPQLAPTHHLLDASTVEAYREAMGRATALVADRVATVDRPYSGATLESLQAQVSRIDLDRPAAGLAEAMEETAGLYVDHAIWFHEPRYMAHLNCPVAVPALAADALASAVNTSVDTWDQSTSATLIERRLVEWTCGRIGFGAASDGVFTSGGTQSNTQALLLAREDCRHRHGDPRDADGHDHAGGLELGRLRVLATAQSHFSVTKGARLLGLAPDAVRTVATDAAGRMSPSALAVEIEAVRDAGDVVMAVVATAGTTDRGAIDPLAELADVTSAAGVWLHVDAAYGCGLLVSPTRRHWLDGIERADSVTVDFHKSFFQPVASSAVLVRDGHDLRHVTHHADYLNPRRALVPNQVDKSLQTTRRFDALKLWMTLRVMGADEIGRHVDTVVDLAADAATTVSADPDLELCCDPQLSTVLFRFRPEGVDEDEADRVNPLVRSALFASGRAVVAGTRVDGRHWLKLTLLNPSATTAHVREVLDLLVGLGHDLLAGPEDRTASSGPRRAVPAAEQELELVGEAG, encoded by the coding sequence GTGAGCCACCCCCAGCTCGCCCCCACGCACCACCTCCTCGACGCCAGCACGGTCGAGGCCTACCGCGAGGCGATGGGACGGGCCACCGCGCTCGTGGCCGACCGCGTCGCCACCGTCGACCGCCCCTACTCCGGGGCCACGCTGGAGTCGCTGCAGGCGCAGGTCTCCAGGATCGACCTGGACCGCCCTGCCGCCGGCCTGGCCGAGGCCATGGAGGAGACGGCCGGGCTCTACGTGGACCACGCCATCTGGTTCCACGAGCCCCGCTACATGGCCCACCTCAACTGCCCGGTGGCCGTCCCGGCCCTGGCCGCCGACGCGCTGGCCTCGGCGGTCAACACCTCGGTCGACACCTGGGACCAGAGCACCAGCGCCACCCTGATCGAGCGCCGCCTGGTGGAGTGGACCTGCGGTCGGATCGGCTTCGGGGCCGCCTCGGACGGCGTCTTCACCAGCGGGGGCACCCAGTCCAACACCCAGGCGCTGCTGCTGGCCCGCGAGGACTGCCGGCACCGCCACGGCGACCCGCGCGACGCCGACGGCCACGACCACGCCGGCGGGCTGGAGCTGGGCCGGCTGCGGGTGCTGGCCACCGCCCAGAGCCACTTCAGCGTGACCAAGGGCGCCCGCCTGCTGGGGCTGGCCCCCGACGCCGTCCGCACGGTGGCCACCGACGCCGCCGGCCGGATGTCGCCCTCCGCGCTGGCCGTCGAGATCGAGGCCGTCCGCGACGCCGGGGACGTGGTGATGGCCGTGGTGGCCACCGCGGGCACCACCGACCGGGGTGCGATCGACCCGCTGGCCGAGCTGGCCGACGTCACCTCCGCGGCCGGGGTCTGGCTGCACGTGGACGCCGCCTACGGCTGCGGGCTGCTGGTCTCCCCGACCCGGCGGCACTGGTTGGACGGCATCGAGCGGGCCGACTCGGTCACCGTCGACTTCCACAAGAGCTTCTTCCAGCCGGTGGCCTCGAGCGCGGTGCTGGTCCGCGACGGGCACGACCTGCGCCACGTCACCCACCACGCCGACTACCTCAACCCGCGCCGCGCGCTGGTGCCCAACCAGGTGGACAAGTCCCTGCAGACCACCCGCCGCTTCGACGCGCTCAAGCTGTGGATGACCCTGCGGGTGATGGGCGCCGACGAGATCGGTCGCCACGTGGACACGGTGGTCGACCTGGCCGCCGACGCCGCCACGACGGTCTCCGCCGACCCGGACCTGGAGCTGTGCTGCGACCCCCAGCTGAGCACGGTGCTGTTCCGGTTCCGTCCCGAGGGCGTCGACGAGGACGAGGCCGACCGGGTCAACCCGCTGGTACGCAGCGCCCTGTTCGCCTCCGGCCGGGCCGTCGTGGCCGGCACCCGCGTGGACGGCCGGCACTGGCTCAAGCTCACCCTGCTCAACCCGTCCGCCACCACCGCCCACGTCCGGGAGGTGCTGGACCTGCTGGTCGGGCTGGGCCACGACCTGCTGGCCGGCCCCGAGGACCGGACCGCGTCGTCGGGCCCGCGCCGGGCCGTCCCGGCCGCCGAGCAGGAGCTCGAGCTGGTGGGGGAGGCCGGCTGA
- a CDS encoding penicillin acylase family protein: MTGEVRRDAYGIPHLRAPDVLALARLQGRVAAQDRAWQMELERWRMEGRTAETLGPAWLGWDVFARQVRLEATARAAFEALDPATRAWVEAYVEGVDEALPAAAGRSPELAGLGVTASTVRPWAPWTPLGVFFVQHVLFASFPGKLWRSLVAERLGPDALDLLSIEGATGGSNAVGVAGRHTDSGLPVIAGDPHRTIELPGVYAQVRLACPDFDVVGLAFPGVPGVQHFGHAGEVAWAITNAMADYQDLYREELRTGPDGLQVREADGWRAAAPSTETVRVRDADPVEVTVLVTARGPVVTGLDPSSAPGSDPAPVHSLRVPSQVGADLGFGALLPLLRSRSTEDVERALDAWVEPVNSVVVADTTGRLRHLLAGRVPDRDARLRRLPGRGWDPADRWRPGWVARPARDVEDHVVNANDRASGGGLGEEYAPPHRALRLDELVREQVAAGPVTPAGASRLSLDTKLGAVEVARPFLARAQVADAAEVLRRRLLDWDARCDAGSPTAGAWADWRHELVAWFVAHPALAPLQQPHPHAALFGPWLHVPARVGLAWERLLTRGAVLGIDPDEGVRVALERAAARADARPWGERHRLAADHGLGRSTGTDVPLAGDANCVLATSTAPGVGDSAVKGPVARYVWDLADRGRSGWVVPFGSSGDPGSPHHLDQLPLWLSGELVPLVTDWDRLVPDPTPEPEEPR; the protein is encoded by the coding sequence GTGACCGGGGAGGTCCGCCGGGACGCGTACGGCATCCCGCACCTGCGTGCCCCCGACGTCCTGGCGCTGGCCCGCCTGCAGGGCCGGGTGGCCGCGCAGGACCGCGCCTGGCAGATGGAGCTGGAGCGCTGGCGGATGGAGGGCCGGACCGCCGAGACGCTCGGTCCGGCCTGGCTGGGCTGGGACGTCTTCGCCCGCCAGGTCCGTCTCGAGGCGACCGCCCGGGCCGCCTTCGAGGCGCTGGACCCGGCGACCCGCGCCTGGGTGGAGGCCTACGTCGAGGGGGTCGACGAGGCGCTGCCCGCCGCGGCCGGCCGGTCCCCGGAGCTGGCCGGGCTCGGGGTGACGGCGAGCACCGTGCGCCCCTGGGCCCCGTGGACGCCGCTCGGGGTGTTCTTCGTCCAGCACGTCCTCTTCGCCAGCTTCCCCGGCAAGCTCTGGCGCTCGCTGGTGGCCGAGCGGCTCGGTCCCGACGCGCTCGACCTGCTCTCCATCGAGGGCGCCACCGGGGGCAGCAACGCCGTCGGCGTCGCCGGGCGGCACACCGACTCGGGGCTGCCGGTCATCGCCGGCGACCCGCACCGCACCATCGAGCTGCCCGGCGTCTACGCCCAGGTGCGGCTGGCCTGCCCCGACTTCGACGTGGTCGGGCTGGCCTTCCCCGGGGTGCCGGGCGTCCAGCACTTCGGGCACGCCGGCGAGGTGGCCTGGGCCATCACCAATGCGATGGCCGACTACCAGGACCTCTACCGCGAGGAGCTGCGGACCGGCCCGGACGGCCTCCAGGTGCGCGAGGCCGACGGCTGGCGGGCGGCCGCGCCGTCCACCGAGACGGTGCGCGTGCGCGACGCCGACCCCGTCGAGGTGACGGTCCTGGTCACCGCCCGCGGACCTGTGGTCACCGGGCTCGACCCCTCCTCCGCGCCCGGCTCGGACCCGGCCCCGGTGCACTCGCTGCGGGTGCCCAGCCAGGTGGGCGCCGACCTCGGCTTCGGAGCCCTGCTCCCGCTGCTGCGCAGCCGCAGCACCGAGGACGTCGAGCGGGCCCTCGACGCCTGGGTCGAGCCGGTGAACAGCGTCGTCGTGGCCGACACCACCGGTCGGCTCCGCCACCTGCTCGCTGGCCGCGTCCCGGACCGGGACGCCAGGCTGCGACGGCTCCCCGGACGCGGGTGGGACCCCGCCGACCGGTGGCGGCCCGGGTGGGTCGCGCGCCCGGCCCGCGACGTCGAGGACCACGTGGTCAACGCCAACGACCGGGCCAGCGGCGGCGGCCTCGGCGAGGAGTACGCCCCGCCGCACCGGGCGCTCCGTCTCGACGAGCTGGTCCGCGAGCAGGTCGCCGCCGGTCCGGTCACCCCGGCCGGCGCGTCCCGGCTGTCGCTGGACACGAAGCTCGGCGCGGTCGAGGTGGCCCGCCCCTTCCTGGCCCGGGCGCAGGTCGCCGACGCCGCCGAGGTGCTGCGCCGCCGGCTGCTGGACTGGGACGCCCGGTGCGACGCGGGCAGCCCCACCGCCGGCGCGTGGGCCGACTGGCGCCACGAGCTGGTCGCCTGGTTCGTGGCCCACCCGGCGCTGGCCCCGTTGCAGCAGCCGCACCCCCACGCCGCCCTCTTCGGCCCCTGGCTGCACGTCCCCGCCCGGGTGGGGCTGGCCTGGGAGCGGCTGCTCACGCGGGGCGCGGTCCTGGGCATCGACCCCGACGAGGGCGTGCGGGTGGCGCTGGAGCGTGCCGCCGCCCGTGCCGACGCACGTCCCTGGGGAGAGCGGCACCGGCTGGCCGCCGACCACGGGCTGGGCCGGAGCACCGGGACGGACGTGCCGCTGGCCGGGGACGCGAACTGCGTGCTGGCCACCTCCACCGCCCCGGGGGTGGGCGACAGCGCGGTGAAGGGGCCGGTGGCCCGCTACGTGTGGGACCTCGCCGACCGTGGTCGCAGCGGCTGGGTCGTCCCCTTCGGCAGCTCCGGGGACCCCGGCAGCCCCCACCACCTCGACCAGCTCCCGCTGTGGCTGTCCGGAGAGCTGGTCCCGCTGGTCACCGACTGGGACCGGCTCGTCCCCGACCCCACCCCCGAGCCCGAGGAGCCCCGATGA